In Pan troglodytes isolate AG18354 chromosome 20, NHGRI_mPanTro3-v2.0_pri, whole genome shotgun sequence, the genomic window ATAcgtaggagtagaattgctaggtcatggGGTAACTCTGTTTAAGCTTTTGAGGAACTCCCAGACTGTACTTCCCACACTGGCCAGCCCAtcttacattcccagcagcagcaTATGAGGATtacagtttctccatatccttgcctaCACATGTTATCTGATTATAGGCATCCCAGCAGGTGTgaagtgctatctcattgtggttttcatttgcagttCCCTGGTAgctagtgatgttaagcatctttttgtgtatttattgcccatttgtgtatcttccttggagaaatgtctagtcacattctttgctcatttttaaattgtattattcatctttttactATGGAGTTGTTCTAGATACAGgtcccttatcaaatatatgatttgcaaatattttctcccactctgtgggctgctttttcactttcttgatgtgGTCCTTCAAAtcacaaaagcttttaattttgataaagtccagtttatttattttttcttttgttacttatgcttttggtgtcatagttAAGAAGACTTTGCATTATTTTCAAGTATTCATGGAACATTAACCAAAATTAACCATACACTGGGTCACAAACCAAGTTTCAGCAAATTTTAAATGATCGAAATCCATCATAGCATGTTTTCTGACCACAACAGACTTAATCTAgacatcagtaataaaaagacaactagAAAACCCCCCGTTGTTTGGCAATGAAGCAGGAGAGTTTTAACCAAtgggactgggcatggtgactcatgcttgtaatcccagcactctgcggggccgaggcaggcagatcgcttgaggtcaggagttcgagaccagccccgccaacatggcaaaaccccgtctccactaaaaatacaaaaattagcctcacatggtggtgcacacctgtagttccagctacttgggaggctgaggcaggaggattgcttgaacccgggaggcggagttgcagtgagccgagatagtgccactgccctccagcctgggcgacagagggagactccgtctcaaaaaaataaaataaattttaaaaaataattaatgagtaAGGTAGAAATTgtaacagaaattagaaaatatttttaactaaatgaTAATGAAGATACAACATATCAAACTTGTGATGTATAGCTGAAGCtgtgtttagagagaaatttatagccttaaatatgtgcattagaaaagaggaaaggcgAAAGTCAATTATGTATCAATCTCAAACACtacaaaataattagcaaatAAAGTGAGAGAATGACCATGTGGCTACCTGGGGAACAGAGGGAGAAAGACTTGGCTCTGTTGGGGAGGAGCACGCCTTAAACAGGCTGGCTGTAGGTTTGCGTGGGTTTGTAGCTTAGCTCTCTGTTAACCCTTCACTAACTGAGGGACTTTGGGCAAATATTTTCCTCCTGAGTGTCTGTTTTTCCATCCATAAAATAGGTAGAAAGTCCCACCTCCTGAGTTTGttgtaagttttttgtttgtttgtttttgttttgagacagagtcttgttctgttgcccgggctggagtgcagtggcgcagtctcggctcactgcaagctccgcctcccgggttcatgccattctcctgcctcagcctcctgagtagctgggaccacaggtgcccgccaccacgactggctaattttttttgtatttttagtagagacgggttttcaccatgttagccaggatggtgtttgTTGTAAGTTTTAAATGAGTCTACATGCAAGCAGCAGTAGCTTAGAACAGTGCTCAGCACCAAGTGGGTGCTGTCCTAATTATGAGGATTGTCTATGTCTTTGTGAGAGTCTTTCACATCTCACAGGCCACAAGCCTGTGTTTTCCCTGCTCTGTAGGCATGAGGCAGGGCCCAGGTTCCATGTGATGCTGAAGCTCTGACATTCCTGCAGGCCCAGTTCCAAGGCTCCGGCATCCTGTGTCTCACTGAGCACTGCGGCCCAATGGCCATCCCCAAGCACTCCCTGAGCCCAGTGCCGTGGGAAGAGGACAGCTTCCTTCAAGtgaaggtggaggaggaagaggaagccaGCCTCTCCCAGGGCGGAGAATCCAGCCATGACCACATTGCTCACTCTGAGGCTGCACGCCTGCGCTTCCGGCACTTCCGCTATGAGGAGGCATCTGGTCCACACGAGGCCCTGGCCCACCTCCGAGCGCTGTGCTGTCAGTGGCTGCATCCCGAGGCACACTCCAAGGAGCAGATACTGGAGCTGCTGGTGCTGGAGCAGTTCCTGGGTGCGCTGCCCCCAGAGATCCAAGCCTGGGTGGGAGCCCAGAGTCCCAAGAGCGGAGAGGAAGCCGCTGTGCTGGTGGAGGATCTGACTCAGGTGCTGGACAAGAGAGGTAAAGGGGCGCCGTGGGCAGCTTCACGGCACACCAGGGGTACACCCTGGACAGGAACATGGGAGCACAGGGCTCTGGTTTGGGGTTGCTCATGCACCCATTCTCACATTTGTACTTTACCGTAACTCTCACACACTGTTGTAGACAGGTGTGTTTTGGTTGCAGGTGACCAAAAGCGAGCTGAAATGGGCTGAAGCAAAGAAGGGTAAGGAGGCAGCAGATATGGCTATATCCAGAAGATCTGTTGACAACATCAGaactctcttcttcctctcttgttCTGTTTCTCAGTTGGTTTTTTCTGTGTTAGCTTCATTCTTATTTTAGGTTCTCTTTCCAAAGGGGTTACAGATAGCCAGGAACCCCAGGCTTATGTCTTACCAATGTAGAAACCCCGGGGTAATAACAATAAGAGGCCCCTGGTCTGAGCCCCCACTGGCCTGGTTGGGATCTTATGTTTGTGTTTGGCCAACCAAATCCCAGGGACTAACAGTGAGCAACTGGCTGTTTCTCAGAGGAAACCAGACGAGGGCCTCGGTGCCTGGGGTGGCTGTTGGGGGAGACGGAAATACCAGATGTCCCTGTGCACCTTCTCTGTGCCCACCCTGGGCTGGCCTCCAGGATTTGGGTGGGTCAGACCTACCCCAGGCTCAGCTGGGCACTGTTACTCACAGAGACCCACACAAACATCCCAACCCAGGGAGGTCCAGTGGGATGCAGGGAAGACCCAGCCTTGGGACAATCCAgagcagggagtggtggctcgTCTCAGATGGGCTTGGCCTGGCCTATTGGCAACAGATAGGAGGTGGGCATACCACACACTGGGAGGAAACGTGCAGTGTGCAGGAGGAATGTGGAGTCTGGATACAGCTGAATCATCAAGGCTCAGTAGATCCAACCGCTGCTTCTCTTCCTGGCCATGTGACTcccttgtgcctcagtttactcatggGTAAAATGGGGATTGTAATAAAAACGCCCACCTTAGTGGTGTTGAGAGATACAAGGCAATACCCGTGCAGCACCTgaaatggtgcctggcacagattAAATAAATGGTAACTGCAACTGTTAGGATAATTTGTTCAGCTCTGGGAGAAACAGGCCTCTCTGGAACAGAGGTTGGTCTATGCCCAAGCAGATGtcacagagacagggagaggaaggagggagtggCCCCGTCCTCCCACAGGGTTGGCCAAAGCTCAGAGAAAGGGCAAAATGCAGAGGGAATGGTGGGGTCAAAGGCCTGGCAGTGTGATTTGCACTGGTGTATTCTGGTAAAAGCAGGTGGTGTGATGTTTCTGGAgtagaggaaggaagggggagacAGGGCCAAGCAGATGGCTGGGGGAGCAGGGGAGACTGCCTGTGGACCTGGAGGAGAACATTCTGGAGCTGAAATCCCAACTGGGCCACTAGCTAACTGTGATCCTGTACCAGTTACTCAACACCTTCCCTCAGCTGgatttcagtttccccatctgcaacaGAATCACAGCAGTACCTCCTTCTGAGAGCAGGTCGAAGCTGAAATGAGGCAATGGAAGTCACCCACTGTGCTTGGGGCCCAGCACGACAAGAGCCTGATAGTGGTTAGTGGCCCTGGAAGGCCAGTGGCACAGCGTCCATGGCttacagatggggagactgagtcCCAGATGAGGGCAGGACTGCTTAAGGTGGTAGAGCTGGGGTTTGAGTCCAGTTTCTGCACTGCTGAGCCCCACTGTGGACTTGAGCAGTGGGTATtccacctgtctctgcctcctccctggaATCCATCCAGTAGATGTGCCAGATTATGTGTCCTTTGCACCCATGCAGGGCAGGTCAGTGCGAGCATTCCTCTACCTCATGCACACTCTGATCTCCAAGAGCACCTCTGCCACACTCTGCCTTCATAGTACTTTACAATGTAGGGGCTTGAGAGGCCAGGTGGGTACCTCGCGTACTCACCCCCAGCAGCCATATTCTACCTGGGGTTCTACTTGCAGAAATTTTCACCGTCGTGGGCTTCTGGATGGATTCCCTCATTCAGCCAGAATTCACTGAGCACCTGTGGACACATCCAGGCCTAGAGGCAAGGTGTCGAGTGTGAGGGACAGAACTGCCACCCCACAGAGATCAGAGCCTACAGGGGTCACATCCAGGCCTAGAGGCAAGGTGTTGAGTGTGAGGGAGAGAACTGCAACCCCACAGAGATCAGAGCCTGCAGGGGTGCATGTGCTCAGGGTCCTGACGAGGACagaccctccctctctctctgtctccagatCAGTTCCACATCAGGGTTTCTCCTCTTGACTCTTGAGCCAAAATTGGGAGCCTTGAAAGATGGCGAGTTTGCTGGGAGGAGGAGAAATCAGAACCCATGGTGTAGTTTTGGATGGTGTGGGAGGACAGCCCTGCACCCTTTGTCATCCAAGACACCAAATAAGAAACTTCCCCTTGGAACTGGGGCCAGATGTTAGGAACGGGCCACATCTCCCCTTACAAGGTGTGACCAGGGCCCTCGGCAGAGTAGGGGAGGCTTGGTGTGGTAGGAGGAGTGACAGTGTGGTTCGGACTGTTTCAGGATGGGATCCAGGAGCCGAGCCCACAGAGGCAAGCTGCAAGCAGAGTGACCTGGGAGAGTCAGAGCCATCAAATGTGGTCACTGAGACCCTCATGGGAGGTGTTTCCCTTGGACCCGCCTTTGTCAAGGCATGTGAACCTGAGGGCAGCTCAGAGAGGTCTGGACTATCAGGGGAGATCTGGACAAAGTCTGTCACCCAACAGATCCATTTCAAGAAAACTCCAGGGCCTTACAAGGATGTCCCCACAGACCAGCGTGGCCGTGAATCTGGTGCCTCGAGGAACAGTTCTAGTGCGTGGCCAACCCTCACCTCCCAAGAGAAGCCTCCTTCAGAAGACAAATTTGATGTGGTGGATGCTTATGGGACAGAGCCTCCATACACCTACTCAGGGAAGAGGCCCTCCCAGTGTCGCGAGTGCAGGAAGATGTTCCAGAGTGCTTCGGCGCTCGAGGCACACCAGAAGACCCATTCTCGGAAGACCCCATATGCCTGCAGcgagtgtgggaaagccttcagccGGAGCACTCACCTCGCCCAGCACCAGGTTGTCCACACAGGGGCGAAGCCCCATgagtgtaaggaatgtgggaaggccttcagCCGAGTCACCCACCTGACTCAGCACCAAAggattcatactggagagaaaccctacaaatgtgggGAATGTGGTAAAACCTTCAGCCGCAGCACTCACCTCACCCAGCACCAGCGGGTGCACACGGGGGAGCGGCCCTACGAGTGTGACGCGTGTGGGAAGGCCTTCAGCCAGAGCACGCACCTGACTCAGCACCAGCGCATCCACACCGGGGAGAAGCCCTACAAGTGTGACGCGTGTGGCCGAGCCTTCAGCGACTGCTCAGCCCTGATCCGACATCTGAGAATCCACTCTGGAGAGAAGCCATATCAGTGTAAGGTTTGTCCGAAGGCCTTCGCACAGAGCTCCTCCCTCATTGAGCACCAGAGGATCCACACGGGAGAGAAGCCTTATAAGTGCAGCGACTGTGGGAAGGCCTTCAGCCGTAGCTCAGCCCTGATGGTTCACTTGCGGATCCACATCACGGTGCTGCAGTGACCGGAAGTCGCCCCTGGGGGCGTAGCACAGCGTCTTCTCGGAGGCTCAACGTCTAAGAGAAACCCTGAGTTCCTCAAGAGCCACAGACGGGGTGGGTGATTGATGAGTTGTCAAAATGATAGGTGCCTGAGGGCAGACTCGGGCTGTCTAGGAACAACTCTGCATTTGAGGAACCCTGATGAGCACAAGGTGATTCAGGCCAGCTGGAGAAGCTTCCAGAAGGGCCCTGCACTGCTACCCTCTATTTCCCACTCAGGGCTGTCCCAGAGAGAAGGCAGCTGAGCTGAGGATTTAGACTGGTTCTGAGGGCCAGGGCAAATGAAGGCGCATGTCTCTCAGAACTCAGCGTCCCAAGACGCTCTGGGCGGGCAGACTGTAGCTTGTTCTCATGTGGTTCTTCTGGCCTGCTTTTCTGCTGCTTAGCCCAGAACGGACACCTGCCATGCCCACCTCTGTGCCTTGGCACCTACTCTTTCCACTCCAGCCTATTTTGTGCCTAACTGCAAGGCTGACTTTTGAGACTGCCTCTTCCACGATGCCTTTTCCACACTCTGCCTCTCTCATGGTTTCCTGTCGTAATCAGTGGTGCTGCTTGACACCTGCCCAGCATGTTcctgtctctccttttccttccacatCCCACCAGTCACCAGCGCTATTGTTTTAACCTAAAGCTTATCTGTAATTCACCTCCTTTTCCACCACTGCTACCTTATGTGAGCCCTCATTGCCTCTTGCCTGGATTATAGCCGGGGTCTCCTTCCTGACCCCTTCCTGCCTTTATTCTCTGCCCCTGTATCACTCTCCAGGGGACTCTTGATACTACTTAGATCTGACTGTGTCACTCCAAGGTGGAAAGCTCTCCAACCCATCTTCTACAGCACAGCTTCCTGAACAGGGTATAAGTATGCTGAGATGCAGGCTGCTCTGGGCCCCGAGCAACCTCTCCAGTTATCCTCATATGCGTGTATGAATAATGTCATTTTTCTGTGCGTGCAGTGAAAATGGCCTCATCTCATACCATGGCTCCACCTTCCATACACCAGCCACACGGAACTACTGTGGTCCCTGAAGGAGCCATACATTTTCCCACTTATGTGCCTTTGTACCTGTGCCTGGAAccctcctctcctttttctttttctttttcttttttcttttttttttttgagacagagtcttgctctgtcgcccaggctggagtgcagtttcgcgatctcggcttactgcaagctctgcctcccgggttcatgccattctcctgcctcagcctcccgagtagctgggactacaggcgcctgccaccacgcccagctaatttttttttttttttttttttttgtatttttagtagagatggggtttcaccgtgttagccagcatggtctcaatctcctgacctcgtgatccacccgcctcggcctcccaaagtgctgggattacaggcgtgagccactgcacctggccctccttTTTCATCTAAGGTGTTTCAAGTGTCGCCCAAAGAAACCTCCCTGCTCTCCGGGAGCAGACTTCAGCTTGCCCTCTCTGCTTCCAGAGCACCTCCTAGATACCTCTCTTACAACTCCTACCACCTTGTTTTACTTATTTGCTCCTTGTAGAGCTTATAGTCTGCCTTTTCCAAGGATACCATAAACTCCTGAGAGCAGGGGCCATGTCTTACTCTCAGTATCTACAACACACAAGACTCAGTAGGCCCTGACTGATGTCTCTTACATGAATGTGACTGGTGCCCCCAGGAGGCAGTCACCGTGCTGTCTCTGCCCCATATTGTCCTTATGTATGTTTACATGGATGTCTCCCCAgcagcttgaaccctggagagcAAGAACAATCTGATTTTCCTGGGGGCCAGCACCCAGATAAGCCTGGCATGCAGTGGCCTCAATAAAATGTGACTGTATTGAGTCATTTTCTAGGGCCCCAGATCCCCTGGTGTCATGGACTTAGTCTTTGCCAGCattctgtccatgtgttctctggTCTTCTCTCACAATGCTGCATCCCTGTCCCATTTTTAGGGTCCCTGTCTATCACTGGATGCTACAGCTTCTGTTCATTACTGTTAGCGTATCATTCTTCATGCCTCTGTTTCTGTGATGGTCTCATCATATGTGAACCATTTGACCTGGCGTATTGTGTACTAGTCACCGTCACCATCTCTCCATATGTATCTCCCTGTATTTCGGGCCCATTCCCTCTATGTCAAGAGTAAATAGAGGCACAGAGACTGATGAGAAACGTTCATAACATGAAGGTAAGACTCAGGGAGACAGAGACTTTGTGGAAGTATCTCTGAGGGAGTCCCAGACACAGGCAGAGAGGGCCACATATCGTGTGCCAGAGGCTGAGAGACTGAGAGGGATGCCAGGCTTAGGGGAAAACTCAGAGAGGAGAGATGCACATTCCTAGTGAAATGATTGCACAGGCTTCCAGCACGCTGGAGGGAACAGAAAAGGCATGGGCCTGAATTCAGGCTGCAGAGCCTGACTCCTCCCTGTGGCTACTTTTGGGACCTAAGATAAGTGACTTTCCTGAACCTCCATGACCTCCTCATATGTAAACCAGGGACAGGACCCACCTTGTGTAGTGCCTGACCCAAAGCCTGGCCCTGCACACTGCCTCTGACTCACAGCAATCATCATCACCTCTCTTTGCCTCCTACTTGCTCAGTCTCTGTCACAAGAACTGGATCTCCATCCCCTTGATGCTCTGAGCATCTTCACCCATTTGGTCGTTGAGACATATCTGTCCATGTCTGTCTAAAAGGGGAGGAgatgagggagaaaaaagagaatctACTCAGAGCCTGTGTGTGCTGCCCGGTCTACCAAATAATTTATATACGTCTCAGTCCTCACACAACCATCCctgttttatagaagaggaagTGGCTTAGAGAATGTAACTGACCAAAGTCACACTGCCAGGAACTGGAAGCACTAGGATTTGACAGCATATCCAAATATGTCAGCAATTTCAATAAACATGACTGTACTCAACAAACCAAGTGTAAAGACAAATTCTAACAGATTGAATTTCTTTTTGGGCCAGCCATATGTTCTTTAGAAAAGATACACCTAAAACAAGGATATGGGAAGTTGAGGGCAAAGGGATAGAAAAGGATATACAAGGTAGGCATGAAACTGAAGAAAGCTGATGGAGCTGCATTAGTCGCGCAAAACAGACATTAAGGTATAAAAGCATTTTAAGAATCATGGGGTCACTATGTTTTCATAAAAGAAACAATCTATTAGGAAGATGTAATAGTTCAAAACCAGGCACATAATATGAGTCTTGAAGAACAGAATCACAGTGAGAAACTGACGAAACCTTAAGTGTACTTGGAAGTGCTAACACGTTCTTTATGATAGAAAACATTtgaagaggccgggtgcggtggctcccacctgtaatcccagcactttgggaggccaagacagacggatcacgaggtcaggagtgcgaggcaagcctgggcaacatagtgaaactatctacaaaaaatacgaaaattagccagcctgggctgggcacagtggatcacacgtaatcccagcactttgggaggccaagacaggcaggtcatgaggtcaggagattgagatcatcctggctaacatggtgtgtaaccccttctctactaaaaatacaaaaaattggccaggcacggtggctcacgcctgtaatcccagcactttgggaggccaaggcaggaggatcacgaggtcaggagttcgagaccagcctgaccagcgtggtgacaccctgtctctactaaaaatacaaaaaattagctggatgtggtggtgtgtacctgtaatcccagctactaaggaggctgaggcaggagaattgcttgaacccaggaggcggaggttgcagtgagccaagatcacgccattgcactccagcctgggcaacagagcgagactctgtctcaaaaaaaaaaaaaaaaaaaagccaggcatggtggcacacgcctgtagatccagctaatcaggaggctgaggcaggagaattgcttgaacccgggaggcagaggttgcagtgagccgagattgggtgacttcactccagcctcgacaacagagtgagattctgtctcaaaaaaaaaaaaaaaaaaaaaaggctgggcacagtggctcacacctgtaatcccagcactttgggatgccgaggtgggtggatcacctgagttcacgagtttgcgaccagcctggccaacatggtgaaaccccgtgtctactaaaaatacaaaaaattagccgggcgtggtggcgggtgcctgtaatcccagctactcaggaggctgaggcaggagaattacttgaacctaggaggcagaggttgcagtgagccgagattgcaccattgcactccagtctgggcaataagagcaaaactccatttcaaaaacaaacaaacaaacaaaagactcaacccagaattcttttttttttttttttgagatggagtcttgctctgttgcccaggctggagtgcagtggtgtgatctcagctcactgcaagctccgcctcccgtcaacccagaattctatatccagtgcaAACACACTTAAAGAACGAAGGCAAAATACAAACATCCTCAAATGAAACAAACCTAAGATATATATTTCTTGCCAGCAGACTTGCCTGAAAAGAAATGCCAAAGGAAACCCTTGGTAGAAGGGAAATGATACCAGAGGGAAAGCGGGAACTTTGGGAATTAAATGATAGTAATAGAGATTgcacaaatattttatctttaaaatatggcTGgaggcggctgggcgcggtggctcatgtctgtaatcccagcactttgggaggccgaggtgggcggatcccaagggcaggagatggagaccatcctggctaacacgttgaaaccccatctctactaaaaatacaaaaaaatgagctgggcgtggtggtgggcgcctataatcccagctacttgggagactgaggcaggagaatggcatgaacccgggaggcagagcttgcagtgagccgagatcacgccactgcactccagcctgggcgacagagcaagactctgtctcaaaaaaaaaaaaaaaaaagaagaaaaagtggctggaggccgggtgcggtgtaatcctagcacttcgggaggctgaggtggacagatcacttgagctcaggagtttgagaccaacatggcgaaatacggtctctactaaagatacaaaaaatgactgggtgcggtggctcacgccagtactttgggaggctgaggcggttgggatcacaaggtcaggagtttgagaccagtctggacagcatggtgaaaccccatctctactaaaaatacaaaaaactagccgggcatg contains:
- the ZSCAN22 gene encoding zinc finger and SCAN domain-containing protein 22 isoform X2 produces the protein MAIPKHSLSPVPWEEDSFLQVKVEEEEEASLSQGGESSHDHIAHSEAARLRFRHFRYEEASGPHEALAHLRALCCQWLHPEAHSKEQILELLVLEQFLGALPPEIQAWVGAQSPKSGEEAAVLVEDLTQDGIQEPSPQRQAASRVTWESQSHQMWSLRPSWEVFPLDPPLSRHVNLRAAQRGLDYQGRSGQSLSPNRSISRKLQGLTRMSPQTSVAVNLVPRGTVLVRGQPSPPKRSLLQKTNLMWWMLMGQSLHTPTQGRGPPSVASAGRCSRVLRRSRHTRRPILGRPHMPAASVGKPSAGALTSPSTRLSTQGRSPMSVRNVGRPSAESPT
- the ZSCAN22 gene encoding zinc finger and SCAN domain-containing protein 22 isoform X1: MAIPKHSLSPVPWEEDSFLQVKVEEEEEASLSQGGESSHDHIAHSEAARLRFRHFRYEEASGPHEALAHLRALCCQWLHPEAHSKEQILELLVLEQFLGALPPEIQAWVGAQSPKSGEEAAVLVEDLTQVLDKRGWDPGAEPTEASCKQSDLGESEPSNVVTETLMGGVSLGPAFVKACEPEGSSERSGLSGEIWTKSVTQQIHFKKTPGPYKDVPTDQRGRESGASRNSSSAWPTLTSQEKPPSEDKFDVVDAYGTEPPYTYSGKRPSQCRECRKMFQSASALEAHQKTHSRKTPYACSECGKAFSRSTHLAQHQVVHTGAKPHECKECGKAFSRVTHLTQHQRIHTGEKPYKCGECGKTFSRSTHLTQHQRVHTGERPYECDACGKAFSQSTHLTQHQRIHTGEKPYKCDACGRAFSDCSALIRHLRIHSGEKPYQCKVCPKAFAQSSSLIEHQRIHTGEKPYKCSDCGKAFSRSSALMVHLRIHITVLQ